The sequence below is a genomic window from Candidatus Polarisedimenticolia bacterium.
TCCCCAGGGAGATGGGCACCATCTCCGCGGCCACCGCCGCCGCCGAGCCGCCGCTCGACCCGCCGGGGACCCTGTCGGGATCCCACGGGTTGCGCGTTTTCTCGTAGGCGGAGTTCTCCGTGGAGGAGCCCATCGCGAACTCGTCCATGTTGGTCTTGCCCACGATGACGGCCCCCGCGTCGTGCAACCGCTCGATGGCCGTGGCGTCGTACGGAGAGACGAAGTTCTCGAGGATCCTCGATCCGCAGGTCGTGGGGTGATCCCGCAGGGTGAGCACGTCCTTGACCGCGACCGGAAGCCCCGCCAGCGGCCCCGCATCCTCGCCGCGTGCCAAGCGGACGTCGATGGCGCGCGCGCGCGCCATCGCGTCGTCCTTCAGGACGAGGCGGAAGGCCCCGAGGCGCCCATCGAGCCGCTCGATGCGATCCAGGCAGGCGGAGACCGCCTCGACCGCCGAGATCTCGCGCGAGCGGATGAGCCCGAGAATCCGGTCTGCGGTGTGGCGGTGGAGATCCGACATGGGATTGAAGGCGCCGTCTCGCCGGGGCGACGATCAGCCGATGACTTTGGGGACGGTGAAGTGTCCGTCCTTCGTCTCCGGGGCATTGGCGAGAGCGCGCTCGACCTCCAGGGAGGGGAGGACGCGGTCCTCCCGAAATGCCCGTTCCATCCGGGTGACGTGGGAGGTGGGTTCGATCCGCGCCGTATCCAGCTCGTTCAGCTTGTCGATGTAACCGAGGATCGCGCTCAGCTCGCGGGCCATCACGCGCAGCTCCTCGTCGGACAGCTCGAGGTTGGCCAGACGGGCAATGTGGCGCACGGTTTCGAGCTCGATGCTCACGATGGCTCCTCCGATCGCACGCGGCGCGTCGATCCGCGGCCGACTATAGAGGATGGCGATC
It includes:
- the gatC gene encoding Asp-tRNA(Asn)/Glu-tRNA(Gln) amidotransferase subunit GatC, translating into MSIELETVRHIARLANLELSDEELRVMARELSAILGYIDKLNELDTARIEPTSHVTRMERAFREDRVLPSLEVERALANAPETKDGHFTVPKVIG